From the Triticum urartu cultivar G1812 chromosome 4, Tu2.1, whole genome shotgun sequence genome, the window ATCGAGAAGTGGCCTGCTTCATGATATCATGCAAGAACTCAACCAACATTGATTCCGTCATCGACTGGCTCGTGAAGCACTCAAAGAAGAAGAACTGATCCAAGATTTGTTGCGTTTGAAGTGCTGCAGATTCTCTCTCTGTTTTTTGCATGTTACTTAGCATTGGGGCTGTAAATTATGTGAGAGGTCTTAATCAGGAAGGTTATGTGTTCATAATTGATAATTGTGTAACCTGTTTTAGCAATCTGTTGGTTGACTGCATCTGGCATTTGGACGCGTGTGCTCTGTTGGGCTGCTACAAAAAAAAGCCTATACAACTTACAGAAGTCTTTAGATGTTGCATACTTGCTTGGTGAATTTGAATCTCTGCATGGTTTTGTGCATTTACCAGTCAATCTGATGAAATGCTGAATTCTGCGGGCGATTGAACGATACTAGGCACTTATTGCACCAAACATGGGCTCCTCCAATTTCTCCAAATTCAAGATAAATACTTCAAGTGTCAGAAAATTCTGAAAAATCATACATGTAAATTTTCGAGTCCTTGCATGCTTGCAGTTTTTTTTGTATAAAACATTTTGTGTTGTGAAACACAAATTTTGGTGCTCGCTTTTCTAAGCACTCAAACATGTCCTAATGCATCATTTTTTATTGCCACAAAAGATGTTTTTTTGTACGTGACATGATGCTGACCTTTTCCCATCATTTAAATGTGCTTTTTTACATTATTATGAATACATAATATAGTTTCTTTTCGCCTGCTCTGAGGATTTTTAACTTTCGTATATAAAATGTGGATATCTGTCCCagtattttttttagaaaaacataTGAATCACACGTCTTCCAAATTTGAAGAGAAAGGGAAATTTCGTTGTGAAAGGAAAAGGAAAGTTGTCGCCTCGGGTCATCCCGAGTTCTGAACCGGAAGCCCAGACGGGCGAGTCCTCTCCTCGGTTCACCCCCAAATCGTTCGCAGAGGCAAAACATGGCGGCGTCGCTCTCCAAAACCCTCGGCCTCCGGCTGCGCGGCAGCGGCGGCCACCGCCTCTTcccctcccggccctccactTCCCACGCGCCCCAGCCACCacttccgcccgccgccgccccgccgcccccaGGTCTCCGCCCTTGCCGCCTCGCGAAATGTCCTGCAGAGCATCTTCGAAGTCAAGCCGCCGCCGCATTCTAACCAGATTTGTTTCCTCGCGCAGGAGCAGGGAAGGAGGCGGGCGCGTGGTCGAAGCTCTTCCTCTTCGCCCCCGGCGCCATCACCCTCGGCCTCGGCACATGGCAGCTCTTCCGGCGGCAGGAGAAGGTCACATCGCGCTCACGCACCCCCTCCTTAGTCTGGCCGTACGGCGCATGCTCAGCCCTGGAAATCCTCACTCTGCCGTTTCCTGCGCCATCCTAGGTAGAGATGCTGGAGTACAGGACGCGGAGGCTGGAGATGGAGCCCGTGGCGTGGAACGAGACCGTCTCCTCTGCTGTCTCGCGTGATCCGGCTGTGCTGGAGTTCCGGAAGATCGTGTGTGAGGGCGATTTCGACACGGAGAAGTCGGTCTTCCTCGGGCCTCGCTCCCGGAGCATCTCCGGTGTGACCGAAAATGGGTATTATGTGATCACTCCGTTGATACCTCGGTCGACTGAGCCTGGCAGGTAAATTATTGTTTGAGGCAGCATTGTGCTGTTGCAATTAAACTCTAGTTTCCATTTCACATTATTCATTTCCTTTGAGCTGACGTCTTAATTCAGTTCTACACTTCCACTTGAACAAAAAGCCATTTCCAGTTTTACCATAGCCAGGTTTAGAATCTGATTACTATTATGCCTATCATATCCTTCCACAATACAAGGTATCAAACACATCAAGGAATAAAAACACAACCTGAACTCTAGTTGTCAGTAGTTTTCATGCTTCTTTGTTCTAAATTGACTTCTTTTTGTACCCCTGCACATGTTATCTTTGGGAAAAGATAAAATCAGCGAGAAAGAATGAACTAAATAGTGAAATTAACCGCTATGTATATATTGGGTTCTGCATATTTGGAGTTTTGTTGCCTAGAAGTGAAGCATTACATATTTGTCGTGTAACTCCTCCTAGCTGCTCTCCTGAACAAGTTTTTGTCACTTAATTAGTAATCCATGAGGAAAGGACCTCTAGTTTCAAAAGGAGAGCAAAAAAGTAAAAGACTAGACGACGAAAGCAATTCTGTATGAAAGTTCCTATACTTCCACATATTGTGGATAACCCATTTACTAATTATTAATAAGAAGGCTATACACGAGTCTATTAAAGGACCAACCCTAGTTGTTAAACTGTATTTCAAAATACTAAAGCAGCCTTCACTTGAGCGTCCGCTTCTGCCAAATATATCTACCTATATCCATGCTAGGTTCAGTGCCTGCAGAGTTTTGAGCGATCAAGCTGCAATCTCATTACCTCAGACTGGTTGGGCTTTGTCTCGCAAATCATGGTCACAGAAAATAAGAATTAATTGATCTTATGCTGAATGTGTTGACCATAGAAATAAACCTCTCACCACTTCCCATTTTATCTAAAACTTTTTGTTTCTAAGAAATGTTTTGTCAGTTTGCAGTCACCCATCCTTGTGAATAGAGGGTGGATTCCTCGTGCTTGGCGTGATAAAAACATGCAGGATCACCAGGACCTTGGTGAAACTTTAGATGTGAACGAAGCTGATAAAAAGACAGATGAAAGAGGTACTTGGTGGAAATTTTGGTCTAAGAAGCCTGAATCTTCTCCAGAGGTGATTTACAGCCCCAACCAAACGTATGCATATCAATAGTTTGCTCATCTGATCAGGCTACATATTGTTGATATTTTCTGAGTGTGATGGTTCTTGAACTCTCTAAATGATGACAGTGTTGCAGCCCATTAAAGGATAACTTCTATGTATAATTGTTAACTTAACCTGCTTTTAATCTCACAAATGCAGTTATTAATGGTTGCTAAGTGAGCTGGTTGTTGGGTCTTATGTCGGTTTTGAGTCAATACATGCTGCCACGCTTGTACACATATAAAAACCACCATGGTATTCATTACTCCTTCCGATCATAATAAGTGTCGCAGTTTTGAACTAAGGTTGAACTAACCTTAGTTCAAAActgcgacacttattttggatcggagggagtatcttATTTTATATATTTAGGAATTTCATTTATTTATATCATCATTATCTTATACGATGTAACTATACCCTTTACTTGGCAGACACAAAATTGACGCATCTTACTTTGTACAGATTGAAAAACCTGTAAAGCCTCCTGTAAGAGTTATTGGAGTAATCCGAGGAAGTGAGAAGCCCAGCATATTTGTTCCACCTAATGAACCCAGTAATGGCCAGTGGTTTTACGTGGATGTTCCCATGATTGCACGTGCATGTGGCCTCCCTGAGAACACTGTCTATATAGAAGATATGAATGAAGACATCTCTGCAAGTAATCCTTATCCTCTTCCAAAAGATGCCAATGCTTTGATTCATCACTCAGTGATGCCAGATGACCATCTGAAATACACCTTTACATGGTAAGTGCCCCCAATTCATCAACCTTGTCTCCAGTTGGTATACAGAATATATAATAGTATTTTCATGTGTCATCTAATCAGGGATATTGTATTATACCATTTTGTGTCAGTTATATCTTTGGGCTGCTGTCACTAGAACCTAGAAGTATTGTGCTTTTCATAGAAAATCAGAGGGCAGTTTCTGGCTGTATCCGACATACACAATTGCTTTGAGGTTTATTGCAGCTACAAATCAAATTGCTGTTATTATCTGATGACTTGAGTTTGACAGTTCAGTACCATACCATGATAGTTTGACAGTTCAGTACCATACCCAGAACGACTCATTGACTCGAAAACCATGGTCTAAGCACATATGTGCTGAACATGCAAAACTCGGTTTTCTTTTCTTCTCTGAATTAATTGCTTATCCATAGCAGGGGGGGAAAGATTATTAGTAAGCTATGCACCTCTAGTACAGTAGTACTCGAATGATGAGTTGGTATCTTTGCCATATTGCTTGGATGAATCTACCTTGTATCATGCATCCAGTAACCGTCTTTGGAGTTGTTGCGTGTGGTACTTGCAGCCATAGCATAATGCTGGTGTGCGAACTTACGAAATTATGGGATGTTCTATCATGATCTAACATTTTGTAGgatctactccctctgtttctaaatataagcccttttagagatttcaatacggactacatgtggatgtatatagacatattttagagtgtccCGTAATTCTAAAATATACTGGATCACCAGGACCTTGGTGAAACTTTAGATGTGAAAGAGGCTGATAAAAAGACAGATGAAAAAGGTACTTGGTTGGGGCTGTAAATCACCTCTGGATtggtatgtagtccatattggaatctctaaaaaaaggcttatactccctccgtttttaaatataagcccttttagagatttcaatacaaACTACATGCGGATGCacatagacatattttagagtgcggattcactcattttgctccgtatgtagtccgtattggaatctctaaatggacttatatttaggaacagagggaatAGGATACATCTACCAAATGGAATTACTGTAGGAAAAGAATGTGTTGAAGAAATCAGAGAATAGCATACAGTGTTACATTCTTGAAACCCCTTAGGTTCCCATTGCCATTCACACTTCTTAGTTATGCCGTTGATGGTGGCTGTCTAGTGACCACTTTATCTTTTGCTATTACCAGGTACACTCTTTCTGCTGCTGTGACTTACATGGCCGCAAAGAGGATAAAGGCAAAGAAGGTGAGGCTATAGCAGGAGTGCAGGACGGAAGCCCAATAAAGCCTTTCCTCCAACGTGTACCTATTTTACGAAGCTCAAGTTCATGCTGCTTCAGAAGGAGCGTGCAAGCGTTGCATCTGTAACCTCTGGCAACGATTCATTAAACCGTTGTTTTGCATTTGATATCGATCGGGCATCGCTCAGCTGACTGGGCTCGGAGAATTACAGAGCTGCACAAGTTTTGTTATCCTACCATCCAGGGAAAGGAAGAAGACATTGCTAACTATTCCAGTTCCTCGTAGAATGTTTTCTGAATTGTTTTATCGGCGACTGTTGGCAGAGACATTGATGTGCTGGGTTGGCCCATTTATAACTTTAAACGACAAAAGTCATTTTCCGCCACCACCGCCAGCACTTACCACCAAGACGGCTGCTCCGAGGTCATCTGAGCAGCAAAGCGAACAGGGTTTGTCCTGTCCCTATGGGGAATCAATCCCCTTCTGATGGCGCTCTCGCGTCAGAACTTCTGCAGTGCTTTGCCGAATCCATGTTCAAACACAGCACAGCTCTTGAGAGCCTCAGGCCAACTCATCGCGCGACCCCAAACGAACGTTCCTTTTATTCTATTTTTGTCCCTTTGAATAGGGATTTGAGATCGTGTCCGGGCCTGTCCTGAGATGTGATGATCGTGCGCCCACCGCGCGGATGCATTCTTTTGCCCCATTCTGTCCGCGTCTATTTTAAAAAAAGGGACGTTTCAAATGCCAAGCCCCAGTTCACGACTCCAGTTCATCACGCCGGTAACAAAGCCAGCGGCCTACACGACCATcgccggcaacacagccagccttcaaaatgaatagttgtcctcgccggcaacacagccagcggccggcaacacagccggccTTCAAAGTGAATGTTTTTTCGCCGGCACACTGTCAGCGGCCCAGCGGGCGGGCGGCACCCATGCCAGCCTCCAAAAAGAACGGCCACGACGATCGGACGACCTAGTTCAGGCCTTCGGCGTCGACCATCTCCTTCTGCTTGGCCTCGAACCAGGCCCTCGCTGTGTCGCTCATCTTCGACAAGTCCACGCTCATGATCGCAAGGGCCACCTCCTTCGCTTTGGTGGCGGCATTGGtggcctcgatgtcgagctgcctctgcctggccttgacgttgtcggcctcgatgtcgagctgcctttgccgggcggcctcttccatgtcgagctgcctttgccgggccgcctcctccatgtctatcttcctcttcttggccgcctcctccatctCAAGCTTCTGTCTTTGGAGGTCTAGGTATTGCTTCATTTGCTCGTCCTTGCTTTGCCGCTTCTTCTCGTCCCTCACATCCTTATGTGACATCATGCCATGCAAAGTCTCATGCAAGGCCATGGTTGAGGCGTCACGTATGTCGTCCACCTTGGAGTTGGTCTTGCCCCTCGGCCTCTTCAATGCCTCGCCATCCCCACCTCCGGCGAACTTGACCGTtttcttgcctctcttcctttgAAGTTCACGGTATTGATCCTTGAACTTAGGGCAATTGTTGATGAGCGTCCAACAATGCGTAAGAGTGAATGGCTTGTCATTGTGTCGGGCcttgaatgcctccaaagattGAAATGCCTACACCACATGATCAACAACAAGTGAACATGCAAACATATACACGGCCGAAGTATCATGGTCGTAGCAAGGAAAGGGCTAGAAAGAGAAGAGCATACCATGTCCCCAACGCCGAGACCACTCACGGGCCGTGCTTCAACGCTCTCAAATGCGGCACAATACTTGTTGCATTCTTGTTGGATGAACAACCATCTTTTTTGAATCGAACCGCTGCCACTGTTGCTTGCAATTTGGTAGGGCTCAAACATCTTCCTTTCATGGAATGTTTTGTGGACTCTTGTCCAAAAAACAATGCCCTTTTGTTGCGTGCCGGTCCTTGGATCTTGGCTAATCTCCATCCAACATTGACAAATCAACTTGTCCTCGTCTTGTGTATATGAACCGGTGTGAATGCTCTTCCGCTTCTTTTGTGCTTCCGCTCTTTGGGTGAGCTCGTCTATGAACAATGGAGCGTCACTAATATCAACATCATtggcttcatcttcatcttcacctTCGACATAGATGTCGTCGTCTTCATGCCACGAATCACCATGGTCGTAGTCAGCACGGGCGTCGGCCTCCTCATCAGGCACGTACTGGGCGCGGCCATCCTGACTTTGGGTCTCCTCGGGGTCGTAGGCACGGCCATGCCCACCCTGGAAGATCACGTCCTCCATGTACTGGTTGTAGAAGGGGTCGTCCACCGTCGGCGTTGAGGATGGCATTCCGTCAAACAATACGCGGGGGGCCGGCATGGTGCCCGTGAACGGTGCACGCGCCTGATTTCTTTGCATCTCGACGGACGACCGCCCGCCGCTACTGGACCCAGGCGTGACGTTGAGGTCGATGACGGCCGCGGGGCGTGGTGTGGACGGCGCGAACAAGCCCACGTCCGGCGACGCCGAGAAACGGGTCTGGCTGTTGTGCCTGGGCGGAGGAAAGCCGGGCGACATGGGCGCGGCGCGCGACGTCGGCGACTGGCAGTGCGTAGGCCGGGCGACCAACGAGCCTGTGCTCGCCGGGCCGACGGCCGCTGCATGGAACCCCGCCGGACGGCCCATGCCAAGCATGAGGATGGCGTGCGCTTTGTTGACGAGGTCCTCCTTCTCGTCGGCAGCGGCCTTGCGCTGCGCGGCCTCCAGCTCCTCGCGCTGGGCGGCGAACTTGGCCGCGGCGGCATTGATCTTGACAGCCGCTCTCCGTTCCCTCCTCTTCGCCGATTCCGCGTCCAACTTGGCTATCTCCTCCGGCGTGCACTCCGACCGCGGCTTCCTTGGCGCCTTCTTGTTCACCTTTGCGGTCAGGTCGACGGCCAGACCGCCGGAACTCGGCGGGGCGTCGGCCATGGACGGGGGAGAGAGGGGGTGGCGGGAGGGACGTGGGAGGGTTTGGCGGAAATGGCGCCAAATgggcgtgggggggggggggttggttTCTCCCCCCGACAGGCGGGCCAAGGGAGGACAAGCGCGCACGTCCCGCCCGTCCGCGCGCTGTCCATTTCACCCCAAAACCGGCGCAACTTTGGGCCCGGGATGGGTCGAAAGCGGATACAAAGCGGACAAAAGTCCGTTTGCGCCCGCGTGCTGGGCCGTCTCGTTTGTCCCTTTTACCCCAAACGAACGGGGACGGACAGAATAGGGTTGCGTGGTGGAGTTGGCCTGATGGCCCTCTACTCTACTCTTGGCCTCCAGTTTTGGTTATCATGCTGTTTTCTCTGCTTGTCATCTGCATCTCTTGGCTGCTGGTAGTGTCCCTTTTCCCTCTGCGTCTCCTCCGGCGACGTTGTTGAATCAGGCAGGTGTGAATAGGGCAATGGTTTTTCTGGTACCCTACAGCCAGCCTACTGGTGTGGTAGTGGTACCATGTGTCTGGGGAAAGCAGGTCAACAATGCATGTGACGATGTGATGGTAGGGTACACCCTTATTTTATTTTAGAGAAAAATGTAGTACTCCGTAGAGTATAAGTAGTACCTTGAGGAGGAGTTGATGTGATGTTGCCATGGTGGTAGCCTGGCCCTGGCCGCTGGCCGTGCACGGTACGTCGTGCAGCTGCTGCTTAAATGGCCGTCTGTATCCGCTCGTACAGGTACAGCCGTGCTAGTCTTAAGAGAGGAGGCCCAATCAATCGATCGCCCTTGAATCACCAGCGCCCTGCAATGACACTCTGTGGTTAGTTCTCGCCATTTATAAATGTACCGCGGCGCCCAAGATCGCCCTAAATGACAAGGGGGAGGACACTGCTCCTAACAAGAAAGATTCCACTTCCTCaccagccagccagccagccagcccaAGAGAGGAGGACACATGTTTCTTGGGCTTATTACATAGGATTCTTCCATCCACGATTCCCTACTTGCATGTGTTTGCAATGCGGCATGCGTCCCATGTCGACCAGTAACTCTCATCTCATGATCTCATCTTGCGGGGAACAAGAGATCACATGATCCGCAGGGTGGCCATTATTACCACGGGCTAAAGAACACGCCGAGAGTCTCAGAGAAGGAACGTGACAAGATTGCAACTGCAGTGCGAGGGCCGATCGAGGCCAGTAGAAGCCGTCGTCATCATCTCCTCACTCGCTGTCTGTCTATAGTAACACTCTGTAGTCTGTACTAGTAGCAGTAGTACTACTGGCTGGCTGTGGGCTGGGTTGGCTGTGGCGTGGCGAGTGGCAGCTAGCGGGGAGGCAGGTCTGGAAGGGGGTCGAAAATGTCAAGGCCTAGCAATGTACTGTAGTCATCGGAGTTGGAGCCGCTGAATCATGGCAGCGATCGCTGGCACGCTCAGCTTCGCCGCCTTCCTTTGTCAACAAAGCACGCCACGCCTGCTCTGCTATGCTCTGCTCTTCCGGGTCCTTCCCTTCCCATGGCAGCGCGGAAAGGAGGCCATTGAATACGCTGCCCATCCATTAACTGAAGGCAGTAGTACTAGTACGGCCATCGATCTTCATTTCGTGCGGCATTAATTAATAAAAACGCTCGTTTGCTAATTTGAGGATGATTGGTTTCCTGGGCACGCTCAGTTTGCTACTAGTAGTAAtttgatgatggtgatgattagTTTACCATTTCCGTCGACGAGGCCGAGATAGGTTCACACAGCTTTCGCCTAGATATTTTTTTTACCTCGGTCAGTCAGTCTGGACTTTGGGCGTGACGCACCGGGCGGGGCGGGCTGACGTGCAGGGAGAAGGTACAGAGGACAAGGTACGGGGGGTAAAATGGTAAAGACACCGGGCGGACCCCTCCCTTCTCCTCCTGCCTTCCAACGACACGAGAGAAGCGAGCGCccacctcccctcccctctcggTGTGCAGCGCGGCGCGGCGCGCGCAGAGAGAG encodes:
- the LOC125552631 gene encoding surfeit locus protein 1-like produces the protein MAASLSKTLGLRLRGSGGHRLFPSRPSTSHAPQPPLPPAAAPPPPGAGKEAGAWSKLFLFAPGAITLGLGTWQLFRRQEKVEMLEYRTRRLEMEPVAWNETVSSAVSRDPAVLEFRKIVCEGDFDTEKSVFLGPRSRSISGVTENGYYVITPLIPRSTEPGSLQSPILVNRGWIPRAWRDKNMQDHQDLGETLDVNEADKKTDERGTWWKFWSKKPESSPEIEKPVKPPVRVIGVIRGSEKPSIFVPPNEPSNGQWFYVDVPMIARACGLPENTVYIEDMNEDISASNPYPLPKDANALIHHSVMPDDHLKYTFTWYTLSAAVTYMAAKRIKAKKVRL